The nucleotide window accaacaacagcccagcACCCTGCGGTTAGAACTCCTATTACCGCCTATTTCCAATCAAATTTGTTCAAGAGAATGATGAGACTAGGGACGATTCTTCAATATCTCAGGGGTAGCCAATGAGTAGTTGGTCTAAATCTGGGGAGAAAATGCAGCAGTGCACGCCACATTTGCTTTGAGTTGACTTGAATTTATGAATGGTTGATAATGTAAATCAAAAGGAGCCCTTAAACTATGTGGTACAAATTTAATCCCAGATATTTCCGAAGCTCCATTGATTCACGGGAAAGCTTTTTGGAGGTTTGAAAAAGTTGTTCAAACGCCTATCAAATGAATACATCATCTTCCATACTGGGGAAGTCCTTACTGGATGTCAACTATCCTTTGGTAGCAGCTTTATTTGTAAATTGTTATATGTTCTGAATTAAATACCATCTTGTCACCATGAACATCCATTTCTTACTCGTCTTCAAAATTCTCAATCATGATACATTCATCCCCTCAAAATATCTCTCCACGCCctccacatcatcaacctccaaaacGGCACCAATATACCCATCaggcctcaccaccaccgtacAGCCAACCTGTCGGTCAATCTCAAGCCTCTCATATGCTCTGCCATGACCATCATGCACGCTCTCCACATCAGCGAACACCCTCCAAAAATCATACCCGCTCTCGTCGCTCCAAGGGCGGTACACTTCCGGCAGTGCCAAAAGATCCACCAGATCCCGCTCAGCACAATGTACAACCAAGACCTCCACCAATGGCTCTTGTTCCGACTGAGGCATCACGACATGCTTCAGAGACTTGCTCTCCCCCAAATACTTGCCCACGTCATGTAACCTCTTGGACGCAGTAGAGTCCGAGATGTCGCCAGCGAAAATCATGACTCTGAACTGCCCCGTGGCACTCAATCTCTTGTGCATCCAAGTTGGCACCCCATCAGCTTGATATACCACTCTGAAGTCGGGAAGCCTCTTTCCCGGCACCAGGTCTGCCTTGAGGAGGCTGGGTCCCAGCTGCTCGATACCCTTGGGCAACTGCACAGCACAAGAAGGTGGGTAACGAATCGACAACCCAGTCGTGAACTTCAAGGCCTGTAGTATTTCAGTATCAAACTGTGCAGACGGAGCTGCAAACAGTTTCAAGAAACCCTTGTCGAACGCAATGAGGTCCAGTGCCACTGGACGTCGTTCAGACTCATACGTCCTGAGAAGGTCCTGCCGTGCGCCAGAGGAACGGACTTTTCCTTTGAGAGTAAGTCTAAGCTTCCAACCAAGGTTGTACGCGTCTTGAATCGACGTGTTCATGCCCTGACCCGCTTTGGGCGAGTGCGTGTgaacagcatcaccaaccagGAAAGCCCGCTCATTAAGCCGAGAGAAGTGATTGCCCACCCGCTGGCGCACCCGGTATGCTGACCACCACGAGACAGAACCAACTTCCATTGTATAAGGAGCAATGATCTTGCGAGCGGCATCCATGACACGGCCGAAAGTCAGGTCCTTGGGGTCAGGGAGGGCTGTGCCGCTCTCCACGGGGATGTACATCCTAACCTCCTTGTTGCTGCGAGGTACCAGGAGGATGGTGCCAGATGCGGCGCGTAGATAGCAGACCCTTCGAATATCTGGGAAGTTGGACTTGGGGACCATATCTACCACACCAAAGACCGAGTCTGTCAGATCTCCTTCCATAGAGACGTCGAGCTGCTTGCGGAGCCAGCTGCGGGCACCATCACAGCCGACGATGTACTTGGCCGAGATCTTATCCGAGGGAGCGTCATGTTCATCTGGTTGATGTCCATTCTGCCCGTTGATATGGTGCCCATTTGTGGCATGGTAGTTAGTCCCCTGTCGACAATGTTAGCCAACGATACTTCTCACAGATCACGGCGGTCTTACGTTAGTAGTGTCCCCAATAGTAGTATTTGTGTTGGTAGTAACCTTTTCTAGGGAGACAGACACGGGAAATGTATCTGCTTCATGGACACAAGATGTGTCAACGTCAACAGAGATTGGAGCCGTGCTGTACCGAATCTCAATATTATCATGAGAGAGTATATTGTGAAGCATGTGGTGCTCAACTCGTGCTGCAACATAGATTAGCCTGTGAGTGGGGGGTAAAATCCAAACTGGAATATTCTTACACTGCTGGAGCATCGTCTCCCGAGGCTTGCCAAGTTCAGCGACTCTGTCTGGAATGACTTGTTCTCTGACAATGCCTTCACCTCCATCTTTGCGTGGGCCCCAACAGGCAATTTCCTCGAGCCTCCATGATTCGGCCGTGACTTGAGGTCCAATACCGTAAGAGTCAAAGATCTCGTTGGTCGTACTCTTGAGACCCTCTGCTTGTCCACGAGGTGTTGGGCCTGGCTTCTTGTCGACAATAAGCACCTTGATGTTGGAGCCACGGAACCAGTTTGCCAATGCCAAGCTTAACAAGACGATGTTAGTGATAAGCCATAGTCTAGACGATATGGAGAGGCAGTGTACCTACCCTGCAGGCCCAGCGCCGACGATGAGCAGGTCGActttggtggaggcgggaggaGACATGTTGTGCAGTATCGGATAATCAGAACACGGGCTTGCTGTCGATGCGCGATGTTTATCATGGACGCACCGCGGTGTTCCGGGGACTTTGGAGGGTGGGTATAGACCGATATCATTGGTCAATTCGGGCGGTAGCTGCGATGAGACCCGCGGAGCCCCCGGTTGCCAATTAGTTTCTGGCGGGCCGCAGATCAAGCGGGCCATCTTTGGGTAATTATCATTCCAGGTGGTGACGTGGTTTGAGCAGGGTGGCAGGGCAGGTTCAAAGAACTACTGTTTACTACGTGGGGTTCCTGCCATCCAAAGCCATGGCATGTAATTACCCCTCCGCCCATGTCTCaccttccccaccaccaagtcaCCTCATTCCGTCATGACTGCGCCTACCCATGAATCCTCCACGGTTGCTTGCCGTTGTCGGCAAGAGTTCAAGCGCGCTTGCCTTGGCTCCAGTCTTTCAGAATCTAGGTCATTCACCTCTGCCGGAAAACGTGCCTTTGACCTCTCATTCGCCGAACTCAACTGATGCAAATTTATTTCCCGGTCCTCAGCTGGGAACTTCCAATGCCGCTGGCTCCTTCCGGTATCCGGCCGGCCCGGAGGCCAGCTGGATAGCTGGATGATGTATCATGACATACCCTGGGAAAGGATCGCTACACTACACAATGCACATCGCCATGGTTGAATCTTTCCCATTGTCCGAATCAGCATCGAGAACTTGATCAAGGAGAAAACAGCATCCTTTGTCAGCCGCGAACAACCACCAATCAGACAGTTGTCGTCATTGACTTGCTATCAACCCGCTCTCTCACAAATCCGGCGAACTCGCCTCACCGCAATATTTGCACATCTAAAATGAAACAGTtgcatcatccccccccagTGGCTCGATGGACCATGTAAGCATTCGGACGAGGCAGCCAGGGACCCTTTCCTGCCGTGACCTTGTACCTGCGTGCATGAGGAAGATCGTTTCCATTACTCGGCCAGAGTGACACTTTACGCGTGGTCGATCATAGGGGTCCACTGGCATCCTGGCGCGAGTGGCAGGCACCCTCCTGAAGCTGGGAGACGACACCAGAAGGGTGGACTTTTATATACGGCCAAGGTGGTCACACAACTGCCCGCTACTGCCTTGAACCCCtacaccatcttctccttAATAGCCTGCAAGCTCAACAgaagcaaccaccacagcaatGGCCACTTCAGTCACATCCACCATGACCCGTCCCCTGGACAAACACACTCTAAGACACTCGCACGACCTTCCACTTCCCAAAGGCCCCGACGTTCTCGATATTCGCTCCTCTCAGGAATCACTGCTACATAACTTGGACTCCAAGATTCTTGAAGGCCTCAGCCAAGCACAAGGGTTCAAGTCCTTTCCTTCCCTGCTTTTGTGGGGAGAGAAGGGTCAAGTCTTGTACGACGATGTTCTGGAAGCTCCGGAGTATTACCCATACCGAGTAGAAGATGAACTTTTGCAGCAACGGGTCGACGACATTGCCAGAACAGTGGCTTCCACAGGTACCGACATGCTCATCGAGCTGGGAGCAGGCAACATGACCAAGACAGCTCAATTTCTATCAGCTATCGACAATTACATCAGCTCTCCACTCGTTTACTACGCCCTCGACGTAGACCAGGCCTTGTTGGAACGGTCTATTGTTGCCTTGAAAAGGCGTGTCACGTTTCGGCATATCGAAGTCCGTGGTCTCTTCGGGACTTACGACGACGGAGCAAACTGGCTCGCCAGTCCCGAGATTGCCGCCTATCGGAGGACACTCATGTTTCTCGGAAGCAGCATCGGGAATGACGAGCAGGATGCTGCTGTCCGGTTCCTGAGCTCATTTACCCAAGCTCCTGAGACAGGTGTTCCCCAGAATGTGGCGGGCTTTCTACTGGCGGTTGATGGATGCCAAGATGCGGCAAAAATCGAGGCTGCTTACGATGTGCCAGGCGGGTATTCCCGCCGGTGGGTGAAACAAGCGCTGGAGTATGCACGGGAGCTATTGGGTGAGGGCATCGATAGGGCTGAGGTTGACCGTATTTTTGATGACAACAATTGGCAGTTTGAGGGAAGATGGTTACCTGAGCGTCAACGATACCAGACATATCTCACCACGACGTGCTCTCTCACGGCAACAATTAGGGGACAAACCATCAccttggaggaaggggagagatTACCAATCATCAGCAGTGGCAAGTGGACAAGGGAGACGGTGGATGGGGTATCTCTGAAGGCCGGTCTCAGCATCGAGAAGTCTTGGAAGAATCCTGAGTTTGATTACAGTGAGTACTCGTTTTCATCAAGTTCAGCCCACATCTGTGCTAAATGCGGAAACAGACATTTATTGGCTGCAGCCAAGCCTCAAGAGGGTGGACAGTGGAATTGTCATTATTGATGAGCTCGAACCGGAGGGACATGATCAAGTGCGTCACCGCAACGAGTGAAGGAAAATGTCGGACCAGCGAAGGATCTCTCTGCACAGCTGGCTGTGTTATCTTGCACAATTTGATAGACCATAATGTGCCAATTGCATGACATTTCCAACATTGATCCTTCATGTGCCCGCCCACCACTGCAGCAAGCCACACATGCTGATTAACAACTTGCACCTTCAAGGCGTGCCACTATCTCAGACCACTTTTCCTGCCACTGAGATCACCAAAGGCTTGAATCCGAGATGATACCGATGAACCCCATCCGCACCTATAGCATCCACGCCATAAGCACTCAATTTCCACGTCTTCTTCAAAATTCCCCCAACCTcgtacttttctttttgcctttCCAATCAATCTCTCACGATCAATCCATGTTGAGGTGGGCAGACCGAGAACTTCAGCTCTCTGCACTCTGCAGATCATCACCCACTTGGGATGGTTGCATACATGTACACCCTTCCTAGCTCCGCCCCGGCGCGCCGGCGCGGGCGCGGGAATTGTCGATCATATAGGACAGGGATAGCTAGGGGAGATCATGATGTAACCGTACTTGTATATTAGGGTGCAATGCAGCCTCCACAATCAGTGTACAGGTACATCGCCGGGGCCGGGTGAGGGATACGGGATGGGACGGATGGTTCTTCGGTGGGGTACAAGTTCGGCGGCCATCATTACCAGCCATCCGTTGCGCTGAAGTGACTCCGGAAACGCAGGCGCGTCTATCAGACAGACCGGTGGCTCGGTCTTGCTGTCAGATCATTCTTTGAGTCTCACCCATTCACTCTCATTGCTGTCTCATCAACTACCTATCCTTGGCTGCTACCTTTGCGGGGTTGTGTGGATCACTGTTCTGAACGACGACCAAATGTTTCACCTTGACCGCCTTCCAgaacctcccccttcctaTACCGTCCCTGGAATGCTGTGCGATGTCTTCCAGATCTTCGAAACCCATTCCTGCGGTGGTCGAATAACGCACTCTCCCCCGTCCGACCtcccacagcagcaaaatTGGACCCTTGAACCATGGTGCATTAGCAGCTTCAACAAGCAATGTGAGCTCTCAGATCAAGCAAAATTGATGTGCCAAGAAAACAGGACTACCTTCAGGTCAAAGGGAGATTCGACCAGACCCCATCCATACCAACGCAGCTAATCCTGGCATTACCATtatccccaacccaaaccttCTTTTCCATGTCCAAACTCCTCAGTAAACCACCAGATCCAACTTGTCTTACAATACATTAACTTTGCAGAAATGATCCATCACGCGTTATCGCCCTCACTATCCGACTCCGAGACAGCACCATAGCCTTGATGACTTCGACTCCGTTCTGGTCTCTTGGGCTTGGACGCACCCGGCGACTGATGAAGctgcccctccctcatcacaaAGCTGGCGATCAGCCCCAtgacaccaaacaccacgCAGAATACTAAGATATCGGTTAGCACAAAAGTTCAAGTGAGTCAACGTctcaaaagcaaaaacaCTTACACCAAACATTAACAAAGCTCCTCTCATAGGCCTTGAGCACAATATCCGCAATCTTCTCTGGCAACCTATCAATGGCGTCAAAGTTGGAGAGCACATCTCTGATAATCTGCTCCTTGTCTGGCAGGTCAGGCAACTTGTCTCTCAGGGTGCTTTCCACAAAAGAGGCAATGAGAAGGGAAGCAGTGCTGACACCCAGCAGGCTCCCGATGTTCATGCTGAGGTAGAACCCGGAAGTAGCCACCGCTACCTGGCTTGACTCGAGCCCTGATGTGAGCGCAATGAACGCTGCCGACAGGGAGacaccaaagccaacacCAATGGGGAACCCATAGAGAGTCTCGCCCCAGTGCGTCACCCCCCGCCATCTCAAAAAGATGGCCAGAAAGCTGAGGTTGGACAGGATAGCCGcaatgttggtgatgagacgGTACAGCCCGGTCCGTTTAATGACATAGCCGCTGATGAGACTTCCAGCAACGGTGCCCAATGTCACAACAAGCAGTCGGAGGGAGGacgtggtgttggtgtcgcTCATTGTCACGCGGAAGTAGAGCGGGATGGATGTGTAAAGCGCTACTTGAGCAGCTGTAAAAACGAACTGGATCGCGTAGGCTGATACAACATTCCGCTTCCGCAGCAGCCTCAGAGGGAAAATTGGTTCTCTTGCCCAAAAGGCTTCCACCAAGAGAAAGACTACCAAGAATCCCAACCAAGTCGACATTGGCACCATGGCCATGGCGCTGTGGACCAGGTTTTCAGGGCCCTTTTCGATTTGGTCAAGAAATAGGAGCAAAGACACATTGGCGATAGCCAAACTGGTTGATCCTGAGAGATCAATCCGTTTGAACTTGGCGTAGGCAGTCTCCTCGGTGGTT belongs to Podospora bellae-mahoneyi strain CBS 112042 chromosome 6, whole genome shotgun sequence and includes:
- a CDS encoding hypothetical protein (COG:C; COG:H; EggNog:ENOG503PC2I), producing MARLICGPPETNWQPGAPRVSSQLPPELTNDIGLYPPSKVPGTPRCVHDKHRASTASPCSDYPILHNMSPPASTKVDLLIVGAGPAGLALANWFRGSNIKVLIVDKKPGPTPRGQAEGLKSTTNEIFDSYGIGPQVTAESWRLEEIACWGPRKDGGEGIVREQVIPDRVAELGKPRETMLQQSRVEHHMLHNILSHDNIEIRYSTAPISVDVDTSCVHEADTFPVSVSLEKVTTNTNTTIGDTTNGTNYHATNGHHINGQNGHQPDEHDAPSDKISAKYIVGCDGARSWLRKQLDVSMEGDLTDSVFGVVDMVPKSNFPDIRRVCYLRAASGTILLVPRSNKEVRMYIPVESGTALPDPKDLTFGRVMDAARKIIAPYTMEVGSVSWWSAYRVRQRVGNHFSRLNERAFLVGDAVHTHSPKAGQGMNTSIQDAYNLGWKLRLTLKGKVRSSGARQDLLRTYESERRPVALDLIAFDKGFLKLFAAPSAQFDTEILQALKFTTGLSIRYPPSCAVQLPKGIEQLGPSLLKADLVPGKRLPDFRVVYQADGVPTWMHKRLSATGQFRVMIFAGDISDSTASKRLHDVGKYLGESKSLKHVVMPQSEQEPLVEVLVVHCAERDLVDLLALPEVYRPWSDESGYDFWRVFADVESVHDGHGRAYERLEIDRQVGCTVVVRPDGYIGAVLEVDDVEGVERYFEGMNVS
- a CDS encoding hypothetical protein (EggNog:ENOG503P51G; COG:S); this encodes MATSVTSTMTRPLDKHTLRHSHDLPLPKGPDVLDIRSSQESLLHNLDSKILEGLSQAQGFKSFPSLLLWGEKGQVLYDDVLEAPEYYPYRVEDELLQQRVDDIARTVASTGTDMLIELGAGNMTKTAQFLSAIDNYISSPLVYYALDVDQALLERSIVALKRRVTFRHIEVRGLFGTYDDGANWLASPEIAAYRRTLMFLGSSIGNDEQDAAVRFLSSFTQAPETGVPQNVAGFLLAVDGCQDAAKIEAAYDVPGGYSRRWVKQALEYARELLGEGIDRAEVDRIFDDNNWQFEGRWLPERQRYQTYLTTTCSLTATIRGQTITLEEGERLPIISSGKWTRETVDGVSLKAGLSIEKSWKNPEFDYNIYWLQPSLKRVDSGIVIIDELEPEGHDQVRHRNE
- a CDS encoding hypothetical protein (COG:U; EggNog:ENOG503PB38), with amino-acid sequence MVDRIEDEEIRDDVGERTSLLRQPTLNVSPETLNAAANEEQDGLAASDGDLSPTSTVGSQQSWDNGQWKKNLVLLLGVFLVNSDSAILMAMFRDIASEFEQLSSASWIINAYIIGIIAAQPLYGKLSDIYGRKPLLLFAYMCYCVGATIAGAGFSFWGLLLGRSLCGIGNAGITVLISTLIVDLVPMREVAVWRGYVYAINQIGRALGPSLGGMISDSTNWRWALLYHVPLNLAGLIFIWAKMSFPKPTAPDTKAVGRNSTTTEETAYAKFKRIDLSGSTSLAIANVSLLLFLDQIEKGPENLVHSAMAMVPMSTWLGFLVVFLLVEAFWAREPIFPLRLLRKRNVVSAYAIQFVFTAAQVALYTSIPLYFRVTMSDTNTTSSLRLLVVTLGTVAGSLISGYVIKRTGLYRLITNIAAILSNLSFLAIFLRWRGVTHWGETLYGFPIGVGFGVSLSAAFIALTSGLESSQVAVATSGFYLSMNIGSLLGVSTASLLIASFVESTLRDKLPDLPDKEQIIRDVLSNFDAIDRLPEKIADIVLKAYERSFVNVWLFCVVFGVMGLIASFVMREGQLHQSPGASKPKRPERSRSHQGYGAVSESDSEGDNA